TAAAAAAGAACGGAATGGGTCTGCTTACAAGTTGAGCAGCTGGAGAGACATAGCTTATAATATCTCATCAGCAATTTGATCCATATTCTCATGTAAATTAACTTTAGGTGGGGGGATCTTGATTTGAAAATAGAGAGAAAGCCCTTTTTTGTAGAGGAACTAGAATGATATGAAATTTATACTTTTGATCAGTTAATAGGATTGGCTGTTGAGTTTTTACCATTTTCAGTATTGCAGCTTAGAGATCACTTACCATCTAGTGTTGTGTGGTACTCTGTTCCATTACAGCATCATTTGGTGtttatgagcttctctacatgagcgatttattgcatactcatgattggccactgacAGAATCCTTTACACGATGCAGTCAACCTTCAGGATGTCTCCCGCACCTTCCCCAGTAATCTCACCCataaaaagatcagaaataatggactatttaaaattatcggGGGATATTGCGGGATATCCCTAGCGTGTAAAGTCAGCATTGTGCTAtattacagccactagatggctaagtttcattgaactttatggagcaaTGCCAAGAGGAGAAATTTTAATTACAAATTACATGGTCACCATTGGTCGCTGTCTAAAGAAGCGTATAGTAATTGTGGAAAGACActagaagaagaaagcctggtaagtgTGCGGGGGTTTTCCTTAATGAAGAGAAACTCAATATATCAGCCATCAGCAATGAGTGCTTCATCATCACCTAAATTATTGGAAGAATTAAGCCTACAATAGCTGTTTATAAGTGTCTTTTGGAATGCAATAAGATAGATGTTCAGAACGTTAGAGAGGAATTAGAAAGTTCTATATAGCCTCATCAATGGCAAGGTGCCCCAGCTTCCATATGTACTATTTCTGCAGATTTAAATTTGAGGCTGATTCAACAAAAAAATGATGTTTCATGTATATTGGACACCGCAGAGGCTTGTTAAGAAGCTGGGTAGCTTTGCCAGATCCTGGCAATGTAATGAGGATGATGCCTCATTGAGGCATATGATGTGGGCATGTTCTATAGTGGCTTCCTTTTGGTTGGAAGTCGTTGCTCGTAGAAATTTTGTTCTACGAAAAAATGTGATAATTGTAGATGATCATGCGCTTTTAAATTAGATTCCTGTGATGTGGGTATTAGCAGATGGAAAATGAAAGTGGACTTTGAGAGCcctaacagttgcaaagagaGATGGATATACATCCACAACCTATCATTCAATGGTttgaagatcttactgctcttattgcatttgaaTGTATATCCTGCAGTCATCAGTTTCGTCTGGATGTGTATTTAGAAATAGGGACTGCTTATatgaatgcatatatttgaaacagACGTGTtgaatcttctctctctctctttctctcctttattAAAGGTGCTGTGAATAGttgtaaatggattctctttttgttactttttctgttggtgattttgttttgttataattgcaaataaaatttaaacaatAAGTGCATTGCAAGCAAAAATATAAAAGAGAATAGTAGGCACAGACCGCCATCCAGTGGTGTTTTCGAAAAAAGCATACATCGTTGGCTCTGTTTAGTTACATATTTTGTCCTTGCTGTGAACAgcacttttaaattttgttgtgtggagaaaaatataaaatataataagataGGGCTATTAAAAAGTAGACTTATGACAGCAGGCACGCTTTGTGGAAAGAATCGGCACTCAGGACTTCACCTGTTGTGTCAGGATACTGCTGTGTCACGTTTGAAGTCACCAGTGAATGAAACCTTTGTGGACCCTTCACTAATGGGTCATATTCAGAtgttccatagggtgaccatatggaaaagaggacagggctcctgctgtacagaaaagggatttcagcaggtgtcatttgtatgcatgcagcagcagcatctggtgaaattccctcttcatcaacacagttaaagctgcaggagctgtactagaataACCAGACACAAAAGgggatttttaattatttaattgatttatgTATTGTTTGGAACACATGCTAGCAGTTTTTACATGAGAACACTAATATACCATTTTGGAATTGATCATTTAAAACAGGGGATAAAAAAGCAAGTGGTTAAATCTCTTGCAGGTTGATTCTTATGAGGAATAGAAAAAGTATTTTACCACAGAAAGACGTCGTGGTGGACTGGATATGGTCTTGTGTAGGAAAGCTCTGCTTTAAATAATATGCTACAGATACTCAATCATGCAtcttttccgtgtgtgtgtgtgtgtgtttaatgcaaCATAAGAAGCATAATGACCTTCCAACATCATACCcagccttttctctccccactccatctCCTACTTCGTtctatgggcttctttaaatgaactatttatagcacactcatgaccaGCCATTCATGTATGtttgggtcattttgatgatgccgtgagcctcctgcacatctcccgctccttttcccatttttttcataaaaaaaaataaccctcAGAATCCCTGATTCTTCTGCAATATGTCAGGATTTGTCGGGATTTGCTGCCATGTGCAGTCAAAGTGGCACTATAAAACAcgcactagatggcgctgtcccaCTATGCTGtatgggctgggaggttttacATTACGGGCCACCTTGTCGCTGCTCTACCCCGTGTCATTCAgattattttaaatgtggaagagaagcaggaagcagaacaacagtaaggaaacttgatttcccccctggGTCTTGCCTGAAAGTACATCCAAGAGCCTAAAGAGTTCTAGAGAACTTTAAAGCTTGCTCACTACATTTGAGACATTTtaattggtcctaataaaggtattgccttaCTGTAGCTTTTTTATTATGTACCAGCTGGctatttatgttttgttttttaaaatagaatattCTTAAGCTGcgatcctatatacacttacctggaagtaagtcccattgaatacaatggactAATGTCTGAGTAAGCCATatgcaggattgcactgtaaattaagTACCACGTCACTAGTTTACAGAACAATGAGAAATAGCATTACATAaatggtaatatttatttattttatttatttaaagcatttttatagcgccgcctcaccatttctggcatcgaggcgctttacaacaacacataaaacaattccattaaaaccctcaacccacataaTCTTATAATCTTATCTCAATTCTATCCTGAAGCATTGGTGTTTGAATCTTACCTTGAGTGTTAAGGTGCATTGCAGGgcatatggctttttaacaaagcctttaatggttaaattcactaagatggcacattattttaactgttttaattgttttactgcttttaaattatatattgttttaacttggtttatggtttaatttgtttttagctgtgtatacttactgttttatactgtatgcttttatctgtatgccgccctgagatcttaatgatatagggcgggatataaatgttttaaataacaaataaataaataatgaaatgataTGATGCAAATACAGCtaaacatgggcaggatctacaactgttggggcccatgacacattccatatactgttttcaaaccgctttcatagtattatattctgcttggtgtagatctggcttaggtAGCCTGACAAGAAGCATGACAAAAATGAGACTGCATCACCCGGCTTCTTTGGTTGAgagtattgtatttattattattattattattattattattattattatttatacaataTTAATATCAACTACAGCAATACATTCCTGAATGCCCAGCATACACATACCTTCTTGCGATAAGATAACCGTACGGACACACAGAAGCAGAAAAGGTCTAGGCAGATTTATTGCCCACTGCAAATGTCCCTGCTGCGTCAGAATTGCCCTTCTAGGTAAGATCAAAGCCCCCCTTGCAATCTCTTTCTCCCAGCAGCATTGTCGGCCCCAGCTAAGGCCAGGCAAGGAGACTCCAGGGAGATTCAGCATTAAAAGGTATTATGGCAATGGCTAGTATCCTCCCTGTGGATTTCCCTAGCATCTAATAATTGCAGGCTTTACTGCCTCTGGACATGGAGGTTCCACTCTTGGCTGTTATGCTAAAAGCACACACGAGACACTGATGTGAGACGCCTGCAACAATGTacatctccttcccccacccacacacctttgGGCTTGTCTTTATGCCCCGTATACCCCGTCGTGGCTGCACAGtagcgctgcattgtttatatgacgcagctgccaactcgcagccacatcaggcCTTTCCCCCTAAAACTGCACATTTTCGCGGTGtcgttttactgtgactttttcagttgctctgaggtcaccatgttgtttcttcgtctgtcagtggtggcctctgtTCAGGTTAAGGAAGAGGGCAGTGCAAGGGGTGGATCCAAGCGGTCCGGGaacgcagggcagggggagggcttGACAAGACAGATGGCCCCCAGCACTGCGGTTTTTGCTCGGTTCTTCATAGTAACTCTGTTGTTTCCTCTTCCACCTCcgtcttccttaaaaaaaatgttttatcttatttttAAGATAGCAAGAATGGAGCTGTTTTTTAACCGACGCTGCATTTTCCCTGGGCTGGATAGCCCACACTTACTCCTGTGTGTAACTCTATCGTTGCTGTGGGTTTTGTGAGGGATCAGGAGGCAAAGTGGCATCCTAGAGACACAGCCCTAGTGCCCTGGAACTTGTGGCaaggagggagaaggggcagTGGCATTGGGATACCAGGCACTTGGGAGAGGGGGCGGGAGGGTAGCTAAGGAACTGACATAGTTTCACAGTCTCTCTTCTCATCCATCTTCAGGGTTCTTTTGGCACTGTTGGGCCCGGCTTGGCCTCCCTCCTGCTCACAGCTGGCTCTGAACCAGTCGTCTCCTCGGGTCCATTGCTCGGGGAGGGCGTGGCAGGCCCTGGCACCACCGTGGCACTGGAACTGCTGCTgtcaaggctgctgctgctgctgctgctgtaggagAGAGCCCCTTCATGCAGCTGCCCTCTCCGCACCGGTCTCCCACAGGCTGGCTGGCATTCTTTCTCCATCTCCTCATCTGAGTCCGAGTCCGGTGCTGTGTGCCGGCGGATCCGCGACATGGCTTCCTTCAGATCCCAGACGTAGGATCTGCTTTGTGTGGGTAACGCTGGCTGTCCTTCACTTTGCCGGAAGCAACCCCCTTCCTGGCAAGGAATTGCCATCCCTCTCTTGTCAGGGCAACCTGGCCCAAGCTCTGGCAGCCCAACCTCGAAACTGCTGGGGGTTGTTGCTGGCAAGGGTTTCCTGGGGCTGGCGGGGGCAGAAGGAGCCCCTCCAAGCTGCCCTGTTCCATCCCCAGGTACACCCACATCTACTGCACCGCTCTCCCCAGCCCCATGTTCAAGGCTCCCTGGCCCCAAGGCATTTTCCCCTCCTGCCTCTGGGAATCCCAGTTCACTCAAGGAGAGGCCCAAGATGCGAGCAGCTCTCTCCTCCAGAGAGGCAGGGGCCGGAGAGCAGGGGGGCGCAGCCGCTTCAACCTTCTCAGGTGGGCTCTCCTGGCCTAAGTAGCGGACGTGTTCCGTCCGGGGGGGCAGGATGTAGTGGGCTTGGATCACCACACACGTGGCGTCAATTACAAACAGACCGCCCCGCCTCTGCGGTGTTGGCTTAGCAAAAGCGGCCTGGCTCCCTCCGGGTTCCTTAGCAAAAGCGGCCTGGCTCCCTCCGGGTTCCTTAGCAAAAGCGGCCTGGCTCCCTCCGGGTTCCTTAGCCTGGCTCGGCTCCTTCCACTTGGGCAAGAGGTCTCTGCTAGGCTTATCTGCTGCTCTGCTCCGATTCTCCAGGGCGCcaggccaaccagctgcatgACTAAACCCCCAACCCGCAGGGAGCATATGCTGAGAGGGACCACTCGGGAGGGCAAGGCAGGGCACTGGTGCCCCCTTACTCCTCTTCTTGACCCGAGGCAGGGTGTGGCTTTGGTATTGGGGGCTCACATTCCAGCCAGGCACCAAGCCATAGGAGGACTCTTCTCGCTCCGACTGCATCCTTGGGCCCCCCCACGTCCTGGCTCCTGAGAGGTAGCTCCAGCCACCTGACATTTTAGCCTGGCATCTCCCTGCCTTCCTCCCAGGAGGGCGGTGAGTCAAAGGCCCTGACTCACAGGCCTCTACTCTCTCCAACTCCCGGCATTTCCTGGGGGTTTCCCTTTGGATCTGATTCGCTGCTGGGGCTTCCTTGCATGCCCGTTGCTGGGGCTGCACCGTGCGGTGGGGTGCCTCATAGGATGGGGGAGCAACATAGGGTGGGGGGCATGGCCAGTTTTCCTTGCGAGGGCCTTGCCCTGCCCGGAGGCGTAAGAGCATGTGGgcttcatagcttgggggtgccCGGGCAGGGAGATCACCCTTGTTCTTGGCAGGGACTCCTGGATTCCACCTGTAGTTTGCAGCAGGACCTCCAGCGAGGCCTCTTGAGCCTTCCTTGGCTGTGTGACTGGCTCCCCAGGTGGCATCCCTCCTGCAGGCTGAATGTAGCCCCTCGTAAGTAGGGCTCTGCTGCCTTCGGGCCTTCGGGGAAGATGCTGCCCTGCTTAGCTCTTTCCCTGAGGGCCAATGGCCCTCCTGCTTCAGCAGGCCCCAACGGGATGGGAGCTGGCCATCGTGCCAGTTGGTTGAATCCTGCAATACACGGGGGCCAGGACGCCGCCGGCAGGGAGAATAATCAGATACGAGTTGCTTCTCCATGAGCCTGCAAAGAACAGAAATGTAGCCGGTGAGACCAGCAGAAAGACCACAGGTCTGAACAGAAGCACATGTTTAACATCCCACTGAAGAACAGCTATCACACATCAAAAGCAGCCTTAGTCCATTATTAAGTGGCTCAGGCCCTCCAGTTTCTTTTGCCCCTTGTAAACTGTttgtatttattgaattttagATCAGACTCAGTGGCATTGGGTGGCCACCTTTGTATCACCCCAAAAAATGGTCCCAATTTGCATAATGTGTCATACGCTTATTTATGACTATAGGTGCACATTTAAATATAAAaccattatttaaatagaaataccaaaCTTCTCACCATAGCAGAGAAGACTAACCAGGTGATTTGTgtgtctgttcagtctgctgtggcggtgctcactgttgatgtgCAACGTCAAGACCCCTTCCTGTTTTCCCTCCCATGGGACTTTGATTTTgaaccagacctggactggcaacccatcaaatagaggacaccttcaaacagaggactgttttgTACAACCcttccaaaatagaggactgtcctaaaGTGGGACACCTGGCTACCCTGAATCCAGTAAGAATGGGACAAGGCATTCATTGCACATTCATAATTCCCTACTCATGTTTCTTTATtgattctttagatgacattgtgaccttCCAGTTCTAGTCTAAAGGGCACTTCttttgaggtttgtttgtttgtttgttaaaaatgcagtatttatttgtaaaagtgaaagaaaatgcttttttcacttgtgctattccacagtgccacctaggggtTATGTGTCAGAATTGCAGGAAAGtaaacactctttgtgtagtgcttggatctcagttctgccactaaactgaaagtagatacaggggATTAACAGACTTGAGTAGAAACCTTTAAGTTAGGAATGCAGGAAGCAGCCTTACACCactggttcatctagttcagtattgtctctCTATACACTGACACACAggagctctgcagggtttcaggaatgggcttttcccagccccacctggaaATGCTTGTGATCTACCACTGAAGCCCTAAGTGGATGGGAACGCTTGTCATGTAGATTGGCAATGCAgagataactttttaaaaacaaatagccAACATGGCACTGAACTGGATCAggactatatgtgtgtgtgtgcggggggggggggggggggcttaacaCTTCATCCCTGCCATGGCCCTGACCAAAATGCTCTGCTCCTGCCATCTGCAATGGGAGGAAATCTCCCACTCGTTCCCACAGGAGCTCACTTTCCACTCATTGTAAAAGGCAGGTATTCTGTTCGGGACTGTGGCAGGCAGGAACAAAGGATTAAAGTCCCTCTCCTGccacaccatggtcccaatccaactaTGTGTTTAACAAAAAAACAGCTACGCAATGCCAAACTGCATGATGACCTCAGGTCTTGTCTGGCCCTGAGCTATGGGCCTTTCTCAAGTTCTGTCTCCACTTTCTccccccaaactccttttcaacacagggtgcttccagacggacagTTCCTACaccaccaatcaaaaggcatcggACAGCTATTTTGTCTATTTTCTTCTGAATGATTTTttgatgtttgtttttgttgttttttggatAAGAAAAAAAGATTGAAGAAGCACTGGGGGTTTGCAAATTGAAAACACTTGACCCCCCTGGGAAAGTCTCTGAATGcaacagggcaattgcacaataaaagcccttCCTGGAAACTACAGTTATGCATATTAGAACTCCAACTCCAGTTAAAAAAACCTTGTTTTGGTTCCTCTAGTTTCTTGTCTGCACTCTAGTTCCTGTGTGGCAGCCATTAAGGCTTCCTAGCAGACGTCTACATTCCCTCCAGAGCTATTAACATATCCCCTTGTTTTCATTCAAAGTGCAATAGAATTAACTGAGCACCACTGAAGTCGCATATGGTGTGCTCATGTTATTTCTTTAGTTACCAACCAGCAATACTCTTGCTTTAATTTAAGGTAGGCTCCTGTTAAAGGAAGGACAATCGTGTGGGATGTAAAATGGTAGGGAAATATAACCCAGCCCTACAACCTACATCTTGGCTGACAAGCAGCATCGTTAATTTAAAGTCTGCCCGGGGTGGGGGGTTATCCAACATGAAATGAAGAAAATACAGGGCTCTGAACAGTGGTGCCATCAAAGTAGGGATTTGGGGCAGATGTCCAGGGGCCCActaagcagaatgagcaggagggtccTGAATCATAGcaggggctggctggctga
This window of the Elgaria multicarinata webbii isolate HBS135686 ecotype San Diego chromosome 3, rElgMul1.1.pri, whole genome shotgun sequence genome carries:
- the DDN gene encoding dendrin, yielding MFERLSPGDARRLRICERTNLLLVEFNTVSCSSRSTMEPGIPWTGQSYSSPWMYHSMAGQYTLMEKQLVSDYSPCRRRPGPRVLQDSTNWHDGQLPSRWGLLKQEGHWPSGKELSRAASSPKARRQQSPTYEGLHSACRRDATWGASHTAKEGSRGLAGGPAANYRWNPGVPAKNKGDLPARAPPSYEAHMLLRLRAGQGPRKENWPCPPPYVAPPSYEAPHRTVQPQQRACKEAPAANQIQRETPRKCRELERVEACESGPLTHRPPGRKAGRCQAKMSGGWSYLSGARTWGGPRMQSEREESSYGLVPGWNVSPQYQSHTLPRVKKRSKGAPVPCLALPSGPSQHMLPAGWGFSHAAGWPGALENRSRAADKPSRDLLPKWKEPSQAKEPGGSQAAFAKPTPQRRGGLFVIDATCVVIQAHYILPPRTEHVRYLGQESPPEKVEAAAPPCSPAPASLEERAARILGLSLSELGFPEAGGENALGPGSLEHGAGESGAVDVGVPGDGTGQLGGAPSAPASPRKPLPATTPSSFEVGLPELGPGCPDKRGMAIPCQEGGCFRQSEGQPALPTQSRSYVWDLKEAMSRIRRHTAPDSDSDEEMEKECQPACGRPVRRGQLHEGALSYSSSSSSSLDSSSSSATVVPGPATPSPSNGPEETTGSEPAVSRREAKPGPTVPKEP